The Drosophila teissieri strain GT53w chromosome X, Prin_Dtei_1.1, whole genome shotgun sequence genome has a segment encoding these proteins:
- the LOC122625313 gene encoding ecotropic viral integration site 5 ortholog isoform X2 yields the protein MTLTTTTTASSAESQAKMDVKGGALPGEENLPTSEMDLLAKLEAANKLIESDAKSLNSLHSTHSRKNSDTSQISLTSSGNSVAEEDIWTTWATILNDWEGALKRKNPCVSELVRRGIPHHFRAIVWQQLSGASDGDKKQYAEYIKATSACEKVIRRDIARTYPEVEFFKEKDGPGQEALFNVIKAYSLHDREVGYCQGSGFIVGLLLMQMPEEEAFAVLVQIMQQHRMRHMFKPSMSELGLCMYQLENLVQEQIPDMHIHFQQQGFQTTMYASSWFLTLYTTTLNVNLSCRIMDVFLSEGMEFIFKVALALLLTGKETLLCLDMEAMLKFFQKELPGRVEADVEGFFNLAYSIKLNTKRMKKMEKEYQDLKKKEQEEMAELRRLRRENCLLKQRNELLEAESAELADRLVRGQVSRAEEEETSYAIQTELMQLRRSYLEVSHQLENANEEVRGLSLRLQENNNSRQSSIDELCMKEEALKQRDEMVSCLLEELVKVRQGLAESEDQIRNLKAKVEELEEDKKTLRETTPDNSVAHLQDELIASKLREAEASLSLKDLKQRVQELSSQWQRQLAENQRSESERTTNAVDSTPKKLLTNFFDSSKSSEHTQKLEEELMTTRIREMETLTELKELRLKVMELETQVQVSTNQLRRQDEEHKKLKEELEMAVTREKDMSNKAREQQHRYSDLESRMKDELMNVKIKFTEQSQTVAELKQEISRLETKNSEMLAEGELRANLDDSDKVRDLQDRLADMKAELTALKSRGKFPGAKLRSSSIQSIESTEIDFNDLNMVRRGSTELST from the exons ATGACCCTGACCACAACGACCACTGCCTCATCAGCCGAGAGCCAAGCGAAAATGGACGTGAAGGGCGGCGCACTTCCCGGCGAAGAGAACCTGCCCACCTCCGAGAtggatctgctggccaagctGGAGGCGGCCAACAAGCTCATCGAGAGCGACGCCAAGTCCCTCAACTCTCTGCACTCCACGCACAGTCGCAAGAACTCGGACACGAGTCAGATCAGCCTCACGTCGA GTGGAAACTCGGTGGCCGAGGAGGACATCTGGACGACGTGGGCCACCATCCTCAATGACTGGGAGGGAGCACTGAAACGAAAGAATCCCTGCGTGAGCGAGCTGGTGCGCCGTGGAATTCCACACCACTTCCGGGCGATCGTGTGGCAGCAGCTGAGTGGAGCGTCCGATGGCGATAAGAAGCAGTATGCGGAGTACATCAAGGCGACCAGTGCCTGCGAGAAGGTCATACGACGGGACATTGCCCGCACCTATCCGGAGGTGGAGTTCTTCAAGGAGAAGGATGGACCCGGACAGGAGGCGCTGTTCAATGTGATCAAGGCCTATTCCCTACACGATCGCGAGGTGGGCTACTGTCAGGGCTCCGGATTCATCGTGggactgctgctgatgcagatgCCCGAGGAGGAGGCATTCGCGGTGCTCGTGCAGATCATGCAGCAGCATCGGATGCGACACATGTTTAAGCCCTCCATGTCGGAGTTGGGCTTGTGCATGTACCAGCTGGAGAATCTGGTGCAGGAGCAGATACCCGACATGCACATTCACTTCCAGCAGCAGGGCTTCCAGACGACCATGTACGCCTCCAGTTGGTTCCTCACCCTATACACGACCACACTGAATGTCAATCTGAGTTGTCGCATCATGGACGTCTTCCTCAGCGAGGGCATGGAGTTCATCTTCAAGGTGGCATTGGCCCTGCTGCTCACCGGCAAGGAAACGCTGCTCTGCCTGGACATGGAGGCCATGCTTAAGTTCTTCCAAAAGGAGCTGCCCGGTCGCGTGGAGGCGGATGTCGAGGGCTTCTTCAATCTAGCCTACTCCATAAAGCTGAATACCAAGCGTATGAAGAAGATGGAGAAGGAGTACCAGGACCTCAAGAAGAAGGAACAGGAGGAGATGGCCGAGCTGCGGCGACTGAGACGCGAGAACTGCCTGCTGAAGCAGCGCAATGAGCTGCTGGAGGCCGAGAGCGCCGAACTGGCCGATCGCCTGGTGCGTGGCCAGGTCTCCAGGGCTGAGGAGGAGGAAACTAG ttATGCCATTCAGACGGAGTTGATGCAGTTGCGTCGGTCTTACTTGGAGGTCTCCCATCAGCTGGAAAACGCCAACGAGGAGGTGCGCGGCCTGAGTCTTCGGCTGCAGGAGAAT AATAACTCTCGGCAGTCGTCCATTGACGAGCTCTGCATGAAGGAGGAGGCACTCAAGCAGCGCGACGAGATGGTCTCCTGTCTGCTGGAGGAACTGGTGAAGGTGCGTCAGGGACTGGCCGAAAGCGAGGATCAGATCAGGAACCTCAAGGCCAaggtggaggagctggaggaggacaAGAAGACGCTGCGGGAAACGACGCCCGACAATTCGGTGGCTCACCTGCAGGATGAACTGATTGCCAGTAAACTTCGCGAGGCCGAGGCCTCACTATCGCTAAAGGATCTCAAGCAGAGGGTGCAGGAGCTGAGCAgccagtggcagcggcagctggcCGAGAATCAGCGCAGCGAAAGCGAACGCACCACCAACGCTGTGGACTCTACGCCCAAGAAGCTGCTGACCAACTTCTTTGACAGCTCCAAGAGCAGCGAGCACACCCAGAAGCTCGAGGAGGAGCTAATGACCACACGCATTCGCGAGATGGAGACGCTCACCGAGCTCAAGGAGCTGCGACTCAAGGTCATGGAGCTGGAGACACAGGTGCAGGTGTCCACCAATCAGCTGAGGCGGCAGGACGAGGAGCACAAGAAGCTGAAGGAGGAGCTCGAAATGGCCGTCACCCGGGAGAAGGACATGTCCAACAAGGCGCGTGAGCAGCAGCACAG ATACTCGGATCTGGAATCTCGCATGAAGGATGAGCTGATGAACGTGAAAATCAAATTCACCGAGCAAAGCCAAACGGTGGCTGAACTGAAACAGGAAATTTCCCGACTCGAGACCAAG AACTCTGAAATGCTCGCCGAGGGCGAACTGCGCGCGAATCTGGATGATTCGGATAAGGTGCGCGACCTGCAGGACAGGCTGGCCGACATGAAGGCGGAG CTGACGGCATTGAAAAGTCGCGGCAAATTTCCGGGCGCCAAACTACGCAGCTCCTCGATCCAATCGATCGAGTCCACCGAGATCGACTTCAACGATCTTAATATGGTGAGGCGCGGGAGCACGGAGCTGTCCACATAA
- the LOC122625313 gene encoding ecotropic viral integration site 5 ortholog isoform X1, whose translation MTLTTTTTASSAESQAKMDVKGGALPGEENLPTSEMDLLAKLEAANKLIESDAKSLNSLHSTHSRKNSDTSQISLTSSGNSVAEEDIWTTWATILNDWEGALKRKNPCVSELVRRGIPHHFRAIVWQQLSGASDGDKKQYAEYIKATSACEKVIRRDIARTYPEVEFFKEKDGPGQEALFNVIKAYSLHDREVGYCQGSGFIVGLLLMQMPEEEAFAVLVQIMQQHRMRHMFKPSMSELGLCMYQLENLVQEQIPDMHIHFQQQGFQTTMYASSWFLTLYTTTLNVNLSCRIMDVFLSEGMEFIFKVALALLLTGKETLLCLDMEAMLKFFQKELPGRVEADVEGFFNLAYSIKLNTKRMKKMEKEYQDLKKKEQEEMAELRRLRRENCLLKQRNELLEAESAELADRLVRGQVSRAEEEETSYAIQTELMQLRRSYLEVSHQLENANEEVRGLSLRLQENNVSIDSNNSRQSSIDELCMKEEALKQRDEMVSCLLEELVKVRQGLAESEDQIRNLKAKVEELEEDKKTLRETTPDNSVAHLQDELIASKLREAEASLSLKDLKQRVQELSSQWQRQLAENQRSESERTTNAVDSTPKKLLTNFFDSSKSSEHTQKLEEELMTTRIREMETLTELKELRLKVMELETQVQVSTNQLRRQDEEHKKLKEELEMAVTREKDMSNKAREQQHRYSDLESRMKDELMNVKIKFTEQSQTVAELKQEISRLETKNSEMLAEGELRANLDDSDKVRDLQDRLADMKAELTALKSRGKFPGAKLRSSSIQSIESTEIDFNDLNMVRRGSTELST comes from the exons ATGACCCTGACCACAACGACCACTGCCTCATCAGCCGAGAGCCAAGCGAAAATGGACGTGAAGGGCGGCGCACTTCCCGGCGAAGAGAACCTGCCCACCTCCGAGAtggatctgctggccaagctGGAGGCGGCCAACAAGCTCATCGAGAGCGACGCCAAGTCCCTCAACTCTCTGCACTCCACGCACAGTCGCAAGAACTCGGACACGAGTCAGATCAGCCTCACGTCGA GTGGAAACTCGGTGGCCGAGGAGGACATCTGGACGACGTGGGCCACCATCCTCAATGACTGGGAGGGAGCACTGAAACGAAAGAATCCCTGCGTGAGCGAGCTGGTGCGCCGTGGAATTCCACACCACTTCCGGGCGATCGTGTGGCAGCAGCTGAGTGGAGCGTCCGATGGCGATAAGAAGCAGTATGCGGAGTACATCAAGGCGACCAGTGCCTGCGAGAAGGTCATACGACGGGACATTGCCCGCACCTATCCGGAGGTGGAGTTCTTCAAGGAGAAGGATGGACCCGGACAGGAGGCGCTGTTCAATGTGATCAAGGCCTATTCCCTACACGATCGCGAGGTGGGCTACTGTCAGGGCTCCGGATTCATCGTGggactgctgctgatgcagatgCCCGAGGAGGAGGCATTCGCGGTGCTCGTGCAGATCATGCAGCAGCATCGGATGCGACACATGTTTAAGCCCTCCATGTCGGAGTTGGGCTTGTGCATGTACCAGCTGGAGAATCTGGTGCAGGAGCAGATACCCGACATGCACATTCACTTCCAGCAGCAGGGCTTCCAGACGACCATGTACGCCTCCAGTTGGTTCCTCACCCTATACACGACCACACTGAATGTCAATCTGAGTTGTCGCATCATGGACGTCTTCCTCAGCGAGGGCATGGAGTTCATCTTCAAGGTGGCATTGGCCCTGCTGCTCACCGGCAAGGAAACGCTGCTCTGCCTGGACATGGAGGCCATGCTTAAGTTCTTCCAAAAGGAGCTGCCCGGTCGCGTGGAGGCGGATGTCGAGGGCTTCTTCAATCTAGCCTACTCCATAAAGCTGAATACCAAGCGTATGAAGAAGATGGAGAAGGAGTACCAGGACCTCAAGAAGAAGGAACAGGAGGAGATGGCCGAGCTGCGGCGACTGAGACGCGAGAACTGCCTGCTGAAGCAGCGCAATGAGCTGCTGGAGGCCGAGAGCGCCGAACTGGCCGATCGCCTGGTGCGTGGCCAGGTCTCCAGGGCTGAGGAGGAGGAAACTAG ttATGCCATTCAGACGGAGTTGATGCAGTTGCGTCGGTCTTACTTGGAGGTCTCCCATCAGCTGGAAAACGCCAACGAGGAGGTGCGCGGCCTGAGTCTTCGGCTGCAGGAGAAT AATGTATCCATCGACAGC AATAACTCTCGGCAGTCGTCCATTGACGAGCTCTGCATGAAGGAGGAGGCACTCAAGCAGCGCGACGAGATGGTCTCCTGTCTGCTGGAGGAACTGGTGAAGGTGCGTCAGGGACTGGCCGAAAGCGAGGATCAGATCAGGAACCTCAAGGCCAaggtggaggagctggaggaggacaAGAAGACGCTGCGGGAAACGACGCCCGACAATTCGGTGGCTCACCTGCAGGATGAACTGATTGCCAGTAAACTTCGCGAGGCCGAGGCCTCACTATCGCTAAAGGATCTCAAGCAGAGGGTGCAGGAGCTGAGCAgccagtggcagcggcagctggcCGAGAATCAGCGCAGCGAAAGCGAACGCACCACCAACGCTGTGGACTCTACGCCCAAGAAGCTGCTGACCAACTTCTTTGACAGCTCCAAGAGCAGCGAGCACACCCAGAAGCTCGAGGAGGAGCTAATGACCACACGCATTCGCGAGATGGAGACGCTCACCGAGCTCAAGGAGCTGCGACTCAAGGTCATGGAGCTGGAGACACAGGTGCAGGTGTCCACCAATCAGCTGAGGCGGCAGGACGAGGAGCACAAGAAGCTGAAGGAGGAGCTCGAAATGGCCGTCACCCGGGAGAAGGACATGTCCAACAAGGCGCGTGAGCAGCAGCACAG ATACTCGGATCTGGAATCTCGCATGAAGGATGAGCTGATGAACGTGAAAATCAAATTCACCGAGCAAAGCCAAACGGTGGCTGAACTGAAACAGGAAATTTCCCGACTCGAGACCAAG AACTCTGAAATGCTCGCCGAGGGCGAACTGCGCGCGAATCTGGATGATTCGGATAAGGTGCGCGACCTGCAGGACAGGCTGGCCGACATGAAGGCGGAG CTGACGGCATTGAAAAGTCGCGGCAAATTTCCGGGCGCCAAACTACGCAGCTCCTCGATCCAATCGATCGAGTCCACCGAGATCGACTTCAACGATCTTAATATGGTGAGGCGCGGGAGCACGGAGCTGTCCACATAA
- the LOC122625314 gene encoding sphingosine kinase 1: MTANTTTSEENLLRSGGQPQEPSTPTSDAEVGGGTPNELSEIFFVDNSRRKQSIKIQVKLCPEGVYLRRETDEDDHINEQLIRIDDIIGSRYGPRLKKRARGGLNSCRNPNVPGQEAAPEPDSDNSAYLYIYAYLKKEKPLRRVQTLRILRFRSSNDYGVNLQTAELWHLTIRKHKRGNGSSSPAECGKPLLILLNPKSGSGKGRELFQKQVAPLLTEAEVQYDLQITTHPQFAKEFVRTRRDLLERYSGIVVASGDGLFYEVLNGLMERMDWHRACRQLPLGIIPCGSGNGLAKSVAHHCNEPYEPKPILHATLTCMAGKSTPMDVVRVELAPGDKHFVMYSFLSVGWGLIADIDIESERLRSIGAQRFTLWAIKRLIGLRSYKGRVSYQLAKDRKEPPVEAAREAREVPVESDQQKRPSLPLNGGEFQDLPEEEEEEGSLDGEQFADAISLDRSVYRQHADSWHSAMSRRTAYYSVGGPSMRSNRSRMSISQRIEAANAEFAEKVPTGSIPGLQMPLPSSEGWICEDGDFVMVHAAYTTHLSSDVFFAPDSRLDDGLIYLVIIRSGVSRHQLLNFMLSLNTGTHLPIGEDPYIKVVPCRAFRIEPSSTDGILVVDGERVEYGPIQAEVMPGLINVMTTSGQ; encoded by the coding sequence ATGACGGCCAACACAACGACGTCGGAGGAGAATCTGCTGCGAAGTGGCGGACAGCCGCAGGAGCCCTCCACGCCCACATCGGATGCGGAAGTGGGCGGTGGCACGCCCAACGAGCTGAGCGAGATCTTCTTCGTGGACAACAGCCGGCGCAAGCAGAGCATCAAAATCCAGGTGAAACTCTGCCCGGAAGGAGTTTACCTGCGTCGCGAGACCGACGAAGATGATCACATCAACGAGCAGCTCATCAGGATCGATGATATCATTGGATCGCGCTACGGTCCGCGATTGAAGAAGCGGGCGCGGGGTGGTCTAAACTCCTGCCGGAATCCAAATGTTCCGGGCCAGGAGGCGGCTCCCGAGCCGGATAGCGATAATAGCGCCTATTTGTACATCTATGCGTATCTGAAGAAGGAGAAGCCGCTGCGGCGTGTGCAAACGCTCAGGATTCTGCGCTTTCGATCGAGCAATGACTATGGCGTGAATCTGCAGACCGCCGAGCTGTGGCACCTGACGATACGGAAGCACAAGCGCGGCAATGGCAGTAGTTCGCCCGCCGAGTGTGGCAAACCGTTGCTCATTCTACTCAATCCGAAGTCCGGTTCTGGCAAGGGTCGCGAGCTCTTCCAGAAACAGGTGGCACCCTTGCTGACGGAAGCCGAGGTGCAATACGATCTCCAGATCACCACACATCCGCAGTTCGCCAAGGAGTTCGTGCGGACCAGGAGGGATCTGTTGGAGCGCTACTCGGGCATTGTGGTGGCCTCCGGCGATGGTCTGTTCTACGAGGTGCTCAATGGGCTGATGGAGCGCATGGACTGGCACAGAGCCTGCAGGCAACTACCGCTGGGCATCATTCCCTGTGGCTCCGGCAATGGTCTGGCCAAGAGTGTGGCCCATCACTGCAACGAACCATATGAACCGAAGCCCATCCTCCACGCCACCTTGACTTGCATGGCGGGAAAGAGCACACCCATGGATGTGGTCAGAGTGGAACTGGCACCGGGGGATAAGCACTTTGTGATGTACTCCTTCCTGTCGGTGGGCTGGGGTCTGATAGCCGACATCGATATAGAAAGCGAGCGCTTGCGATCGATTGGAGCGCAGCGATTTACGCTGTGGGCCATCAAGAGGTTAATTGGCCTGCGCAGCTACAAGGGCCGAGTGTCCTACCAACTGGCCAAGGACAGAAAGGAACCACCAGTGGAAGCGGCGAGGGAGGCTCGCGAGGTTCCCGTTGAATCAGACCAGCAGAAGCGACCGTCTCTGCCATTGAATGGCGGGGAATTCCAAGATCTacccgaggaggaggaggaggaggggagTCTGGATGGAGAACAGTTCGCCGACGCCATATCCCTGGATCGTTCGGTTTATCGCCAGCATGCCGACAGCTGGCACTCGGCCATGTCCAGGAGAACGGCCTATTACTCCGTGGGAGGACCCAGCATGCGCTCCAATCGCAGCCGCATGAGCATTAGCCAGCGCATCGAGGCGGCCAATGCGGAATTCGCAGAGAAGGTGCCAACGGGCAGCATTCCCGGATTACAGATGCCACTGCCCAGTAGCGAGGGCTGGATCTGCGAGGACGGTGACTTTGTGATGGTCCATGCCGCCTACACCACCCATCTCTCCTCCGACGTCTTCTTTGCGCCCGATTCCCGGCTGGACGATGGCCTCATCTACCTGGTGATCATCCGCAGTGGCGTTAGTCGCCATCAGCTGCTCAATTTCATGCTGAGCCTGAACACAGGCACCCATCTGCCCATCGGCGAGGATCCGTACATCAAGGTGGTGCCATGTCGGGCCTTCCGGATCGAGCCGAGCAGCACCGATGGCATCCTGGTGGTGGACGGCGAGCGGGTGGAGTACGGACCCATTCAGGCGGAGGTGATGCCCGGCCTGATCAATGTGATGACCACCAGTGGTCAGTAG
- the LOC122623253 gene encoding serine/arginine repetitive matrix protein 1 — protein sequence MDIFDMVKAAPPPQTINTVNTKISTPSPIPPDSPIDTTDLLESGNQSSEDDLHKKTAIQDDQITGGKSDDICEVTDPEMRLNMPRKSKKIEQTEDCSTDLLDSEKSDEDLDKSPTKKRRKNVSTSKPNKTKKATVTDKASNSSASTPRKKRPTESWEDDEASEDDQQLMLVSPTKTKAQQKMFSDQQSPNFNKKLRVLMRRLRQPEIDSAVESLANSSFVNVIELPNQGGIRGRRRPNKRNSSPQKQKSSPTQTNFHIKVPLQNGAKKRALNHASRIHTPPPSLAKRARNAQSSQKPSPKPKLKSKRGSSRGRNTDLALVERYGARFFGCVVKVRRTRLPTKWPDCSPRPIGGLRKGHPKKAVSFSEAVEILGSPEGPSRRATFGSISSKGTPKPTRLQRVDATGNVLEDIALTSTPLFSPSAGTSTSGGSRERGRRRSCNGSPVGERLKRSNQRLQLSRMARLSIDDSSKSGGDDEDEEYIVPNDVPGAQRSATPPPKKKKISFTTTISDDEDEKPAPKKQKDAQKRQPKPHKESTNKKTDKTLKEKETTDITHTENEKKPENSNEIVKEKVPLPAMEIESDDEEEIKPPAEEIQSKVEEGEGDAHEAEANEVERDREDKLLDATEKNPDEASQQQAEEQVEDQPELKQADNSETQTEDAQEEVLQDEDAETVEENAAETTESLDESPEKPTTEDSVEKVEEAVEQTDEFSDMPTPPQLPSTTDETPDDVLEIQTSLDDVRQLHTPPSRLSTPKPRVRLDSGDSDCSFKSASDHGKQLAGQAIEETQREETKPAEDEDPQPAATIIDEPIESAELPAELMTPPMAATTVNGEPTSGSSATAPYYSPMETMATLDDEVLGQLVEPDFQLNSSRHAISRGTLDEIMTALES from the exons ATGGATATTTTTGATATGGTCAAAGCGGCGCCGCCGCCCCAAACCATTAATACGGTGAACACCAAGATCTCCACTCCGTCACCGATACCGCCTGATTCGCCAATCGACACAACTG ACCTCCTGGAGAGTGGAAACCAATCGAGCGAGGATGACTTGCACAAAAAGACAGCAATTCAAGATGATCAAATCACCGGGGGAAAATCAGACGACATTTGCGAAGTGACAGACCCAGAAATGCGCCTAAACATGCCGAGGAAATCGAAGAAAATCGAGCAGACTGAGGACTGCAGCACAGATTTGTTGGATTCGGAGAAATCCGATGAGGATCTCGACAAGTCCCCGACCAAGAAAAGGCGTAAGAACGTGTCCACCTCGAAACCGAACAAAACCAAGAAAGCCACTGTGACGGACAAGGCGTCCAATTCCTCTGCATCCACGCCGCGCAAGAAGAGGCCAACAGAGTCTTGGGAAGATGACGAGGCCTCCGAAGACGACCAGCAACTGATGCTGGTCAGTCCCACCAAGACGAAGGCTCAGCAGAAGATGTTCAGCGATCAGCAGTCGCCGaactttaataaaaagttgcGGGTGCTAATGCGTCGCCTGAGGCAGCCGGAAATCGATTCGGCCGTCGAATCGTTGGCCAATTCATCATTTGTTAATGTGATCGAGCTCCCTAACCAGGGCGGCATAAGGGGCCGTCGCAGGCCCAACAAGAGGAACTCGTCACCCCAGAAACAAAAATCATCACCAACGCAGACCAATTTCCATATCAAAGTTCCTCTGCAGAATGGCGCCAAGAAGCGTGCTCTGAATCACGCGTCGCGCATTCATACACCACCGCCCAGTTTAGCCAAAAGGGCTAGGAACGCACAGTCCTCACAGAAGCCAAGTCCCAAGCCCAAGCTCAAGTCGAAGAGAGGATCAAGTCGGGGACGCAACACCGATCTGGCGTTGGTTGAACGTTATGGCGCGCGTTTTTTTGGCTGCGTGGTGAAGGTCAGGAGAACGCGCCTACCCACCAAATGGCCGGATTGCAGTCCGCGTCCCATTGGCGGGCTAAGAAAGGGGCATCCCAAAAAGGCGGTGTCCTTCAGCGAGGCCGTCGAGATTCTGGGCAGCCCCGAGGGTCCCTCACGCCGGGCGACATTTGGTTCGATTTCATCGAAGGGTACCCCGAAACCAACACGCCTGCAGCGCGTTGATGCCACCGGCAATGTGCTGGAGGACATAGCACTGACCTCCACGCCGCTCTTCTCGCCATCCGCTGGCACATCGACTTCTGGAGGATCCCGCGAGCGGGGTAGGCGCCGCTCATGCAACGGCTCACCCGTGGGCGAACGTCTCAAGCGCTCCAACCAGCGCCTGCAGCTCTCGAGGATGGCCCGCCTGAGCATAGATGACAGCTCCAAGTCTGGTGGAgatgatgaggacgaggagTATATCG TGCCCAACGATGTGCCGGGAGCCCAGAGATCTGCAACGCCTCCTcccaagaaaaagaaaatatccTTCACTACGACCATCAGTGATGATGAGGACGAAAAGCCGGCCCCAAAAAAGCAGAAGGATGCACAAAAACGGCAGCCAAAACCCCACAAAGaaagcacaaacaaaaagaCGGACAAGACGCTAAAGGAAAAGGAGACGACTGACATAACGCACAcggaaaatgagaaaaagcCGGAGAACTCAAATGAGATTGTTAAGGAAAAAGTTCCGCTACCTGCAATGGAAATTGAATCCGACGATGAGGAGGAAATCAAACCACCAGCGGAGGAAATCCAATCAAAAGTGgaagagggagagggagacgCACACGAAGCTGAAGCAAATGAAGTAGAAAGAGATAGAGAAGACAAATTGTTGGATGCAACAGAGAAAAATCCGGATGAGGCTTCtcagcagcaggcggaggaACAAGTAGAAGATCAGCCAGAGCTTAAACAGGCTGACAATTCGGAGACACAAACGGAAGATGCTCAAGAAGAAGTTCTGCAAGACGAGGACGCGGAAACTGTGGAGGAAAATGCGGCTGAAACAACTGAAAGCCTCGACGAGTCTCCGGAAAAACCAACGACCGAAGACAGTGTTGAGAAAGTGGAGGAGGCGGTCGAGCAGACTGATGAGTTCAGTGATATGCCGACCCCACCACAGCTCCCGTCCACAACTGACGAAACCCCAGATGACGTCCTGGAGATCCAGACGTCCTTGGACGATGTCCGTCAATTGCATACGCCTCCATCCCGCCTCAGTACGCCCAAGCCGCGCGTCCGCCTCGATTCCGGTGACTCCGATTGCAGCTTTAAGTCCGCCAGCGATCATGGCAAGCAGCTAGCTGGACAAGCAATAGAGGAAACTCAGCGTGAAGAAACCAAGCCAGCGGAAGACGAGGATCCACAACCAGCAGCTACCATCATCGATGAGCCCATCGAGTCAGCCGAACTTCCTGCCGAGCTTATGACCCCGCCCATGGCGGCCACGACTGTGAATGGTGAACCCACCAGCGGATCCAGTGCAACGGCGCCATATTACTCGCCCATGGAGACCATGGCCACGCTGGATGACGAGGTCCTGGGCCAGCTAGTCG AGCCCGACTTTCAGTTGAACTCCAGCCGCCATGCCATATCCAGGGGTACACTGGACGAAATAATGACCGCGCTAGAATCCTAG
- the LOC122624674 gene encoding TWiK family of potassium channels protein 7 — translation MPMKKVTVKEYDSQDEASTELLEKLKHLDRRVDAAEGGGVAKGAGGGGGRRRSTACWQSVKWKSALNHIGLLVSLSIYCGVGGLIFRHLERPAEVERLSHLKDVVKSHRERFLHTILNNTEVHNLDELLSFELAKYEAAVQLAAEGGLLIVADKDFPEPYERWSILQAVFFSSTVLTTIGYGNIVPVTTGGRVFCICFALIGIPFTLTVIADWGRLFATAVSVFGKHMPTKPKFTNFIGKTWFYAILAVGFLGVYLAAGAGLLLLWEDDWTFFDGFYFCFITMTTIGFGDLVPKKPNYMLLCTLYILIGLALTSTIIELVRRQYATSWAKLQELSGPMAETLRRLGETAGTGLDYTALQKVLTVSMPKWNSKKNDHSPDIAALEAITNAILKEVKEAQNNKPKVLQIVIYESSV, via the exons ATGCCGATGAAGAAGGTGACGGTGAAGGAGTACGACTCGCAGGATGAGGCCAGCACCGAGCTGCTGGAGAAGCTCAAGCACCTGGACCGCCGTGTGGATGCCGCCgagggcgggggcgtggccaagggagcgggcggcggcggcggccggCGGAGGAGCACCGCCTGCTGGCAGTCGGTGAAGTGGAAGTCGGCGCTCAATCACATCGGACTGCTCGTCTCCCTGTCCATTTACTGCGGCGTGGGCGGATTG ATATTTCGGCACTTGGAACGTCCTGCGGAGGTGGAGCGCCTTTCGCATCTGAAGGATGTGGTGAAGAGCCACAGAGAGCGCTTCCTGCACACCATACTGAACAACACCGAGGTGCACAATCTCGACGAGCTGTTGTCCTTCGAGCTGGCCAAATATGAAGCG GCCGTTCAACTGGCGGCCGAGGGAGGGCTACTCATCGTGGCCGACAAAGACTTTCCAGAGCCCTACGAGCGATGGAGCATCCTGCAAGCTGTGTTCTTCTCATCGACTGTGTTAACCACCATAG GCTATGGCAATATTGTGCCAGTGACGACCGGTGGTCGggtattttgcatttgtttcgCTCTCATCGGCATCCCCTTCACCCTCACCGTGATCGCCGATTGGGGTCGACTGTTTGCTACCGCAGTCTCTGTGTTTGGCAAACACATGCCCA CCAAACCAAAGTTTACCAATTTTATTGGCAAAACCTGGTTCTATGCCATTCTGGCCGTCGGATTTCTGGGCGTTTACCTGGCCGCCGGAGCTGGTCTTCTCCTGCTGTGGGAAGATGATTGGACCTTCTTCGATGGTTTCTACTTTTGTTTCATCACCATGACAACCATCGGATTCGGTGACTTGGTGCCAA AGAAACCCAACTACATGCTGCTGTGCACATTGTACATCCTCATTGGCCTCGCCTTGACATCGACCATCATTGAGCTGGTGCGGCGCCAATATGCCACCAGTTGGGCCAAGCTGCAG gagctaTCTGGTCCCATGGCGGAGACTCTACGTCGCCTGGGCGAAACAGCGGGCACAGGACTCGATTACACAGCCCTGCAGAAGGTCCTTACG GTGTCCATGCCCAAGTGGAATAGCAAGAAGAATGACCACAGTCCAGACATTGCCGCCCTGGAAGCCATCACGAATGCCATTTTGAAGGAGGTGAAGGAGGCGCAGAACAACAAGCCGAAGGTCCTGCAGATCGTCATCTACGAGTCATCCGTTTGA